The proteins below come from a single Rosa rugosa chromosome 2, drRosRugo1.1, whole genome shotgun sequence genomic window:
- the LOC133729560 gene encoding triose phosphate/phosphate translocator TPT, chloroplastic, translated as MESRVLSRATAFASVPSLRKSSPRQPGAVSFVSPARRPIGTVSEGGNLIWGRQLRPALLLEASPPSSRKEILKPCLAAAAEGGDSAGEAKVGFIQKYPALVTGFFFFMWYFLNVIFNILNKKIYNYFPYPYFVSVIHLGVGVIYCLISWAVGLPKRAPMDSNQLKLLIPVAVCHAIGHVTSNVSFAAVAVSFTHTIKALEPFFNASASQFVLGQSIPLSLWLSLLPVVLGVSMASLTELSFNWLGFISAMISNISFTYRSIYSKKAMTDMDSTNLYAYISIIALFVCIPPALIVEGPQLLKHGFADAIAKVGLVKFVTDLFWVGLFYHLYNQLATNTLERVAPLTHAVGNVLKRVFVIGFSIVVFGNKISTQTGIGTAIAIAGVAIYSYLKAKIEEEKRQAKAA; from the exons ATGGAGTCGCGAGTGCTGTCACGCGCCACCGCCTTCGCGTCGGTCCCGAGCCTCCGCAAGTCGTCCCCGCGCCAGCCCGGCGCCGTCTCCTTCGTCTCCCCGGCTCGCCGGCCGATCGGGACCGTCAGCGAGGGCGGGAACTTGATCTGGGGGAGGCAGCTCCGTCCGGCGCTGCTTCTCGAAGCTTCCCCGCCGTCGTCAAGGAAGGAGATTCTCAAACCCTGcctcgccgccgccgccgagGGAGGCGATTCCGCCGG AGAAGCTAAGGTCGGGTTCATCCAGAAGTACCCGGCTCTGGTCaccggcttcttcttcttcatgtg GTACTTTCTGAACGTGATTTTCAACATTCTGAACAAGAAGATCTACAATTACTTCCCGTATCCATA CTTCGTGTCGGTGATACACTTGGGAGTTGGGGTGATTTACTGTCTGATCAGCTGGGCCGTGGGCCTTCCTAAGCGCGCT CCTATGGACTCGAACCAATTGAAGTTGCTCATCCCTGTTGCGGTGTGTCACGCAATTGGTCACGTCACCAGCAATGTCTCATTTGCGGCTGTTGCCGTCTCATTCACACACACCATCAAAG CTCTAGAGCCATTTTTCAATGCCTCTGCTTCTCAATTCGTGCTTGGACAGTCAATCCCCTTGTCCTTGTGGTTGTCTCTGCTTCCTGTTGTTCTTG GTGTGTCAATGGCATCACTCACTGAGTTGTCATTCAACTGGCTTGGCTTCATTAGTGCTATGATTTCAAATATCTCCTTCACTTACAGGAGTATCTATTCGAAGAAAGCCATG ACTGATATGGATAGCACCAATTTGTATGCCTACATTTCAATCATCGCACTCTTTGTCTGCATTCCACCTGCTCTCATT GTGGAGGGACCTCAACTGCTTAAGCACGGTTTTGCTGATGCAATTGCTAAAGTAGGCCTTGTCAAGTTCGTTACTGACCTCTTCTGGGTGGGGTTGTTTTACCATCTCTACAATCAG CTCGCCACCAACACCCTTGAGAGAGTGGCTCCTCTTACACACGCAGTTGGAAATGTGTTGAAACGTGTGTTTGTGATTGGCTTCTCAATTGTGGTCTTTG GTAACAAGATTTCAACACAAACTGGTATTGGAACGGCCATTGCAATTGCTGGAGTTGCTATCTACTCGTACCTCAAGGCCAAGATAGAGGAAGAGAAACGG CAAGCGAAAGCTGCATGA